One genomic segment of Bacteroides caccae includes these proteins:
- a CDS encoding tetratricopeptide repeat protein, which translates to MKYTLEIQKLLLQAQNKNLHPREKANLLKEAIRIADENEDVEWATEMRLDLIYELNLLSADTEEIAVFSKILDDYENHKDVIKEDDLLWKYKWIWSSTFDIPEIPMEQVEAVGEDYKTRILRNGYSLRSFYQRWSVECTWMRQYDKAKEYIDKMLAEKMDDQSCEACELNFMLDYYLETGKFDEAYSRAQPLINKQVTCYEANLRAYLKLAYYAQKAGKPDIAADMCTRAEEALAGREKDEYLLLYMGLFIAYYLMTNPERGWEYAERCIDWSLRTNTLKKYRFSCDMVEALKYEMRPEVHLALPEEFPLYRADGVYSVSELRRYFYQQAEELARRYDARNGNSGYMDRLKEIMSN; encoded by the coding sequence ATGAAATACACACTTGAAATACAAAAACTGCTGTTGCAGGCACAGAATAAAAACCTGCATCCCCGTGAGAAAGCTAATTTGTTGAAAGAGGCTATCCGCATCGCTGATGAAAACGAAGATGTGGAATGGGCAACGGAAATGAGGCTGGACCTCATTTATGAACTGAACCTTCTCTCGGCGGACACTGAGGAGATTGCCGTGTTCTCTAAGATTCTGGATGATTATGAGAATCATAAGGATGTAATCAAGGAGGATGATCTGCTGTGGAAGTATAAATGGATATGGTCTTCGACTTTTGATATTCCGGAGATTCCAATGGAACAGGTGGAAGCGGTAGGGGAGGATTATAAGACCCGTATCTTGCGGAACGGATATTCTTTGCGGAGTTTTTATCAGCGCTGGTCGGTGGAATGCACATGGATGAGGCAGTATGACAAGGCAAAGGAATATATTGATAAGATGCTGGCGGAGAAAATGGACGACCAGTCGTGTGAGGCTTGTGAACTGAACTTTATGTTGGATTATTATCTGGAAACGGGAAAGTTTGATGAGGCTTATAGCCGGGCGCAGCCATTGATTAACAAACAGGTGACTTGCTATGAAGCTAACCTGCGTGCTTACCTGAAGCTTGCTTATTATGCACAAAAAGCGGGTAAGCCGGATATTGCTGCCGATATGTGTACACGTGCCGAAGAAGCGTTGGCCGGAAGAGAGAAGGACGAGTATCTGTTGCTCTATATGGGGCTGTTTATCGCTTATTATTTAATGACGAATCCGGAGCGCGGCTGGGAGTATGCCGAACGGTGCATTGACTGGAGCCTGCGTACCAATACGTTGAAGAAATATCGTTTCTCCTGTGATATGGTGGAGGCCTTGAAGTATGAGATGCGTCCGGAGGTTCATCTGGCTTTGCCGGAGGAGTTCCCTCTTTACCGCGCGGACGGGGTTTACTCTGTCAGCGAATTACGCCGGTATTTCTATCAGCAGGCTGAAGAACTGGCACGGCGCTATGACGCCCGTAACGGAAACAGCGGATATATGGACCGACTGAAAGAAATAATGTCTAATTAA
- a CDS encoding tetratricopeptide repeat protein produces MGTLKEKFEELSAGIKASGKPAAAWFPKYTSTSLLNADNWWEALAVCEYALDTREDEKLTEGFFELIFSAFDCNVEVDLSEEEYEFWWEKVMRVCERVAVFSGAGWAQKGAQYSEARYGKRDMSYLFPCYEKAADMGWGEAEATVAYWRYMGFYCEQDKEEGERRFAALSSPEAILWGKHYRAFAEEFTGNKEKALQIRQDLLAELPEGDRLRAHVYAAMGDALDRGEGKIAEEAACYEKSLEIVPNLYSLKNLATLYFRYPELGKPKELAFEIWEKAWHAGVWSAANFLGYNYQEEEWLDLPKAIEWLEKGMLYCELYSAYELALIYLYNDDYKNVERGLMCLERCVEGDYIEGIEGLANVYFNGDLVEEDMSRAKQLLEKALELGSGNAAYRLGWMYERGFLSEEPDYVKAMEYYEKAAELDNVDGYCRAALYLANGYSGVTDAVKSREYYEKAAGMGSCFALVELSFLYENGNGVERSYEKAFELCEKAAQEGYPYAMFRVGLYLEKAVLGEAKPEEAFAWYTKAAMADENEGIFALGRCYKQGIGTEEDWDKALEWFGKGAEKNESRCLTELGLAYENGNGVEENPQKAVEYMTRAAEQDYGYAQFKMGDYYFFGCGPCLEDNKKAVEWYEKAVANEIPMAMLRMGDYYLYDYDSLNESEKAFAYFKKAAEYEWYNEGLGICYEMGIGVEDNETEAFKYYTLAADNGNVTSMYRTGLCYYNGVGVKQNYAEAYRWFTDAAGNENIGAAYYLGKMQMYGEGCTPDPEAAVQWLLKAAEKNNDKAQFELGNAYLTGNGVEENDDIAMEWFEKAAENGNEKALKITGRRRK; encoded by the coding sequence ATGGGAACTTTGAAAGAGAAATTCGAGGAGTTGTCCGCCGGGATTAAAGCCTCTGGGAAACCTGCTGCGGCATGGTTCCCAAAATATACATCTACTTCATTATTAAATGCTGATAACTGGTGGGAAGCATTGGCTGTATGCGAATATGCGTTGGACACCCGGGAGGATGAGAAACTGACGGAAGGTTTCTTTGAATTGATATTCAGTGCATTCGACTGTAATGTCGAAGTCGATCTCAGCGAAGAAGAATATGAGTTCTGGTGGGAGAAGGTGATGAGGGTGTGCGAACGTGTGGCTGTGTTCAGCGGAGCAGGCTGGGCGCAGAAAGGTGCACAGTACTCCGAGGCCCGCTATGGAAAGCGGGATATGAGCTATTTGTTCCCTTGCTACGAGAAGGCTGCCGATATGGGCTGGGGTGAAGCGGAAGCGACTGTTGCCTATTGGCGGTATATGGGGTTTTATTGTGAGCAGGATAAGGAAGAAGGAGAACGACGTTTTGCGGCTCTTTCTTCACCCGAAGCTATTCTTTGGGGGAAACATTATCGCGCTTTTGCCGAAGAGTTTACGGGCAACAAGGAGAAAGCGTTGCAGATACGGCAGGATTTGCTTGCCGAACTGCCCGAAGGCGACCGTTTGCGTGCTCATGTGTATGCGGCAATGGGAGACGCACTCGACAGGGGAGAAGGCAAGATAGCCGAGGAAGCTGCCTGTTATGAAAAGTCTTTGGAAATCGTTCCCAATCTATATAGTCTGAAAAATCTCGCTACTCTGTATTTCCGTTATCCCGAACTGGGTAAACCGAAAGAACTGGCTTTCGAAATTTGGGAGAAAGCCTGGCATGCCGGAGTATGGTCTGCCGCCAACTTCCTGGGATACAATTATCAGGAGGAGGAATGGCTTGATCTGCCTAAAGCAATAGAATGGCTGGAGAAGGGAATGCTTTATTGCGAGTTGTATAGTGCGTATGAGTTGGCATTGATTTACTTGTACAATGATGATTATAAGAATGTGGAACGTGGGCTGATGTGTCTCGAACGTTGTGTGGAAGGTGATTATATAGAAGGTATCGAAGGACTGGCGAATGTATATTTCAACGGTGACCTGGTGGAAGAAGACATGAGTCGTGCAAAACAGTTGCTGGAAAAGGCGCTCGAACTGGGTTCGGGAAATGCGGCCTATCGTTTGGGTTGGATGTATGAACGTGGCTTTCTGTCTGAAGAACCGGATTATGTGAAAGCTATGGAATATTACGAGAAAGCAGCTGAACTGGATAATGTGGACGGATACTGCCGTGCAGCGCTTTACTTGGCTAACGGATATAGCGGTGTGACGGATGCGGTGAAGTCGAGAGAATATTACGAGAAAGCGGCCGGAATGGGTTCATGTTTTGCATTGGTAGAACTGTCATTCTTATACGAGAATGGCAACGGAGTGGAAAGAAGCTATGAGAAGGCTTTTGAACTCTGTGAAAAAGCGGCACAGGAAGGCTATCCTTATGCAATGTTCCGCGTAGGTCTTTATCTGGAAAAAGCTGTATTGGGTGAGGCGAAGCCGGAGGAGGCATTTGCCTGGTATACAAAAGCTGCCATGGCGGATGAAAATGAAGGAATCTTTGCTCTGGGACGTTGTTACAAACAGGGAATCGGTACGGAGGAGGACTGGGACAAGGCACTCGAGTGGTTCGGAAAGGGGGCAGAGAAGAACGAATCCCGCTGTCTGACTGAATTGGGGCTGGCTTATGAGAACGGTAACGGTGTGGAGGAAAACCCGCAAAAGGCTGTGGAATATATGACACGGGCAGCGGAACAGGATTATGGTTACGCCCAGTTTAAAATGGGAGATTATTATTTCTTCGGGTGCGGTCCTTGTTTGGAAGATAACAAGAAAGCCGTGGAATGGTACGAAAAGGCTGTTGCGAATGAGATTCCTATGGCGATGCTGCGCATGGGGGATTATTATTTGTATGATTATGATAGTCTGAACGAGTCGGAAAAGGCGTTTGCTTACTTTAAGAAAGCTGCCGAATACGAATGGTATAACGAAGGACTGGGTATTTGTTACGAAATGGGTATCGGTGTAGAGGATAATGAGACGGAAGCCTTTAAATATTATACACTGGCTGCGGATAACGGTAATGTGACGAGTATGTATCGTACCGGACTTTGTTATTACAACGGAGTGGGTGTGAAGCAGAATTATGCGGAGGCTTACCGCTGGTTTACGGATGCGGCCGGTAATGAGAATATCGGTGCCGCATATTATCTGGGTAAGATGCAAATGTATGGCGAAGGCTGTACGCCTGACCCGGAAGCAGCTGTGCAATGGTTGTTGAAAGCTGCCGAAAAGAATAATGATAAGGCTCAATTTGAACTAGGAAACGCTTACCTGACGGGAAATGGTGTGGAAGAAAACGATGATATAGCAATGGAGTGGTTCGAGAAGGCTGCTGAAAATGGTAACGAAAAGGCCCTTAAGATCACCGGAAGGAGGAGAAAATAG
- a CDS encoding HSP90 family protein yields MEKEGNNLFQVNLKGMIALLSEHIYSNPNTFVRELLQNCVDAITALRNIDENYAGRIDVFLNDDKTVIFRDNGIGLKEEEVYRFLTVIGESSKRDTPDADDFIGRFGIGLLSCFVVTDEIKVESRSAMGGQAVCWCGKVDGTYELTSSAEERPIGSQVVLHPKNDWMHLFEYDTFKKILVGYGEVLPYPVYLHHQDEEELVNTPSPVWLDPKATRKELLDYGAKVFQSSALDVFRIRTESGRVEGVLYVLPFRTQFSVRNSHKVYLKRMLLSEDDCNLLPQWAFFIRCLVNADGLLSTASRESLVSNDLLKDARKEIGMAIKDYLRGLVQNNRAMFNKILDVHHFHIKAIASEDNELLRLFMDYLPFETNKGVRSFGSIRSADNVICYTRNLEDFRQVRRIAGAQGWLVVNAAYTFDETLLKKYARLNPELTLDEISPSRLLEQFGEVEAKKEFRAFEAKANELLKRFGCVCRLKHFTPADIPVIFVAEEKESTTKSTNNPLAAVLGTVNTTRQIPPTLTFNADNEMVRTLLQIQGDNKMFQHVVHILYVQSLLQGKYPVNSEEMELFNHSLSELMTAKMNDFINFLN; encoded by the coding sequence ATGGAGAAAGAAGGGAATAATCTGTTTCAAGTCAATCTCAAAGGAATGATTGCCTTGTTGTCAGAGCATATTTATAGTAATCCGAATACCTTTGTCCGTGAGTTGTTGCAGAACTGTGTGGATGCTATTACAGCTTTGCGCAATATTGACGAGAATTATGCAGGACGTATTGATGTCTTTCTGAATGATGACAAAACGGTGATATTCCGCGACAATGGAATCGGGCTGAAAGAGGAGGAGGTATATCGTTTCCTTACCGTTATCGGGGAAAGCTCGAAACGGGATACGCCTGATGCGGATGATTTTATCGGAAGGTTTGGTATTGGTTTGCTGTCTTGTTTTGTAGTGACGGATGAGATCAAGGTGGAGAGCCGGTCGGCAATGGGCGGGCAGGCTGTCTGTTGGTGTGGTAAGGTGGACGGTACGTATGAACTGACGTCATCCGCCGAAGAACGTCCTATCGGTTCGCAGGTGGTATTGCATCCCAAGAATGACTGGATGCATCTTTTTGAATATGATACATTTAAGAAGATATTGGTCGGCTATGGAGAGGTGTTGCCATATCCTGTCTATCTGCATCATCAGGATGAGGAAGAGTTGGTGAATACGCCTTCGCCTGTATGGCTTGACCCGAAGGCAACCCGCAAGGAACTCCTTGATTACGGGGCGAAAGTTTTTCAATCATCTGCGCTTGATGTTTTTCGGATACGGACTGAAAGCGGTCGGGTGGAGGGAGTGCTTTATGTGTTGCCTTTCCGGACGCAGTTTTCTGTGCGTAACTCTCACAAAGTGTATTTGAAGCGTATGCTGTTGAGCGAGGATGATTGTAACCTGTTGCCGCAGTGGGCTTTCTTTATCCGTTGTCTGGTGAATGCGGATGGGTTGTTGTCTACCGCTTCACGCGAGTCTCTGGTAAGCAATGATTTGCTGAAGGATGCCCGCAAGGAGATAGGTATGGCTATCAAGGATTATTTGCGGGGACTGGTGCAGAACAACCGGGCTATGTTTAATAAGATACTGGACGTGCATCATTTTCACATCAAGGCGATTGCTTCGGAAGATAATGAGTTGCTTCGTTTGTTTATGGATTATCTTCCTTTTGAGACGAATAAGGGGGTACGGAGCTTCGGGAGTATCCGTTCGGCGGACAATGTGATCTGTTATACCAGAAATCTGGAGGATTTCAGGCAGGTACGCCGTATTGCCGGAGCACAAGGATGGTTGGTGGTTAATGCTGCTTATACGTTTGATGAAACGTTGTTGAAAAAGTATGCCCGCCTGAATCCGGAACTGACTTTGGATGAAATATCCCCTTCGAGATTACTGGAACAGTTTGGGGAGGTAGAAGCCAAAAAAGAGTTCCGGGCTTTTGAGGCGAAGGCGAACGAGTTGTTAAAGCGTTTTGGCTGCGTCTGCCGGTTGAAGCACTTTACTCCGGCGGATATTCCGGTGATATTTGTGGCAGAGGAGAAAGAGAGTACGACCAAGAGTACCAATAATCCGTTAGCGGCTGTGTTGGGGACTGTCAATACGACCAGGCAGATACCTCCGACGCTGACATTTAATGCGGATAATGAAATGGTCCGCACTTTACTGCAAATACAGGGAGATAATAAAATGTTTCAGCATGTGGTACATATATTATATGTACAGTCACTCCTTCAGGGTAAGTATCCTGTGAACAGTGAGGAAATGGAACTTTTCAACCACTCGCTCAGTGAATTGATGACTGCTAAAATGAATGATTTTATAAATTTCCTGAATTAA
- a CDS encoding shikimate kinase has product MVRIFLTGYMGAGKTTLGKAFARKMNVPFVDLDWYIEERFHKTVGELFTERGETGFRELERNMLHEVAEFENVVISTGGGAPCFFDNMEFMNRVGKTVFLDVHPDVLFRRLRIAKQQRPILQGKEDDELKAFIIRALEQRAPFYTQAQYIFNADELEDRWQIETAVQRLQELLGL; this is encoded by the coding sequence ATGGTTCGTATCTTCCTTACCGGCTATATGGGTGCCGGAAAAACGACATTGGGTAAGGCATTTGCCCGTAAGATGAATGTACCGTTCGTTGATCTCGATTGGTATATTGAGGAGCGTTTTCACAAAACTGTTGGAGAGCTGTTTACCGAACGTGGTGAAACCGGATTCCGGGAATTGGAGAGGAATATGCTCCATGAGGTGGCCGAGTTCGAGAATGTGGTAATCTCTACGGGGGGGGGAGCGCCTTGTTTTTTTGATAATATGGAATTTATGAACCGGGTGGGGAAGACGGTATTTCTGGATGTTCATCCCGATGTGTTGTTCAGACGGTTGCGTATCGCCAAGCAACAGCGTCCCATACTTCAGGGAAAAGAGGATGATGAATTGAAAGCGTTTATCATCCGGGCGCTGGAACAACGGGCTCCTTTCTACACGCAGGCGCAATATATTTTCAATGCCGACGAACTGGAAGATCGCTGGCAGATCGAAACAGCCGTGCAACGATTGCAGGAATTGTTGGGACTATAA